The nucleotide sequence GACGGCCTCCGGTGTCGAGGGGCAACCGAGATCGACGCTCGTGCCCGCCGGCCCGAACGCGGCCGCAGCCTGCCGCAGCGCCTCCCGCACGGAGAAGGCCAGCATCAGCGGCGGTTCCCCGACGGCCTTGGACCCGTAGACCGCGCCTTCCTCGGTCGCGTTCTCGAACAGCGTCACGTTGAAGACCTCGGGCATCTCCGAGAAGCTCGGCAGCTTGTAGGTGCTCGCCGCCTGGGTCAGGAACTGGCCGCGCCGGGGACCGTCGCTGATGTCCCAGCGCAGATCCTCGAGGGTGAGCCAGCCGGCTCCCTGGACGAACGCGCCCTCGATCTGGCCGAGGTCGACGAGCGGCGAGAGGCTGTCACCGACGTCGTGGACGATGTCGACGCGCCGTGTGCGGTAGGCACCGGTGAAGCCGTCGACCTCGACCTCGGTGGCGGCGACGCCGTAGGCGAAGTACTTGAACGGCGAACCCCGCATGACCGACGAGTCCCAGTGCAGCCCTTCGGTGCGGTAGTACCCCGCCGCCCACAGCTGGACCCGCTGGAAGTACGCCGTGCGGACGAGCTCCTCCCAGTCGACGTGCTCGTCGGAGGTCCCCAGGCCGCGCGCGACACCGTCCACGATCCGGATGTCGGACGCGTTCATGCCCAGCATCGCGCTGGCCACGCCCAGCAGCCGCTCCTTGATCTGCTCGCAGGCGTTCTTGACGGCGCCGCCGTTGAGGTCGGCGCCGGAGCTGGCCGCGGTCGCCGAGGTGTTCGGCACCTTGTCGGTGCGCGTAGGAGCCAGCCGGACGTGGCCCAGCGGGATGCCGAGCGTGGTCGCGGCGACCTGGATCATCTTGGTGTGCAGGCCCTGACCCATCTCGGTGCCACCGTGGTTGATCAGCACCGAACCGTCCTTGTAGACGTGCACGAGGGCACCGGCCTGGTTGAACGCCGTCAGGTTGAAGGAGATGCCGAACTTGACCGGCGTCACCGCCAGGGCGCGCTTCATGTTCGGGTGGGCGGCGTTGAACGCCTCGATCTCGCGCTGGCGGTTCGCCACGTCGGCGCCGTCGACGACCTGGTTCCAGATCGTGGAGATGCGCTCGGGGTGGCGGACCGGCTGGCCGTAGGGCGTGGTCTGGCCCGCCCGGTAGAAGTTGCGCTCGCGCAGGTCCATGGGATCGAGACCGAGCAGCGGCGCACAGCGGCCGAAGATGTCCTCGATCACCAGCATGCCCTGGGGGCCGCCGAAGCCACGGAACGCGGTGTTCGACGTCTTGTGCGTCTTGGCGATGCGGCCGTTCACCCGGATGTTGGGGATCCAGTACGCGTTGTCGATGTGGCACAGCGCGCGGGCGAGCACCGGCTCCGAGAGGTCGAGGCTCCAGCCGCCGTCGGCGGTCAAGGTCGCGTCCAGGGCGACGATGCGCCCGTCCTCGTCGAAGCCGACCCGCCAGTCGGCATGGAACCCATGCCGCTTGCCCGACATGGTCAGGTCCTGGGTGCGGTTCAGCCGCAGCCGGACCGGGCGCCCGGTGAGCGTCGCACCCAGCGCGGCGATCGCCGCGAACCCGTGCGGCTGCATCTCCTTGCCGCCGAAGCCGCCGCCCATGCGCAGGCACTGCACCGTGACCTCGTGGTTGTGCCTGCCCAGCACGTGGGCCACGATCTCCTGCGTCTCGGACGGGTGCTGCGTGCTGCTCTGGATGAAGACCTGCTCGCCCTCGTCCACGTAGGCCAGCGCGCAATGCGTCTCGAGGTAGAAGTGCTCCTGGCCGGAGAACTCGAGCTCGCCGCTGAAGACATGGGCGGCGGCGGCAAAGCCGGTCTCGATGTCGCCCCGCTTCACCTGCGGCGTCGCCCCTTGGAAGGACCCGGCCTCGATCGCGTCGGTCACCTTGATGTAGGAGGGGAGTGGCTCGACGTCGACCTCGACCGCCGCCGCGCCGAGCCGGGCGGCCTCGAGCGTCTCGCCCAGCACCCAGCACACGGCGTGGCCGTAGAACATGACCTCGTTGGGGAACAGGGGCTCGTCGTGCTTGACCCCGGCATCGTTGACCCCGGGAACGTCTGCCGCGGTGAGCACGCGGACGACGCCGGGCACGGCCAGCGCCGGGTCGGTGCGCAGCGCGGTGACCCGGCCGTGGGCCTGCGGAACCTGTACCGGCCAGGCGTGCAGCACGTCCTTGGTGCGTCCCACCAGATCGTCGGTGTAGAGCGCCTTGCCGGTGACGTGCAGGGCCGCGCTCTCGTGAGGGATCGCGACTCCGACGGACGGGCTGTCGGGCCGTTCTGACAAGGCACTCATGCCGACACCTCCTCCGGGCTCCCGGCGTACAGCTTGAGCAGGCCCTGACCGAGCATGGCGGCCCGGTAGGCCGCGCTGGCGCGGTGATCGTCGATCGGGGTGCCTTCGCCGCGCAGGACGTCCGCGGCCGCCTGCGCCGTGCCGAGCGTCCACGGCCGGCCCTCGAGCGCCGCCTCCGTGGCAAGCGCTCGGATCGGCATCGCCGCGACCCCGCCGAGGCCGATGCGGGCCCTGGTGACGACGCCGTCCTCGACATCCAGGGCGAACCCGATGGCCACGCTGGAGATGTCGTCGAAGCGCCGCTTGGCGATCTTGTGGAACGCGGCCAACCGGGCCAGCGGCAGCGGGATGCGCACCGCCTTGATCAGCTCGCCGGCGCGGCGCACGCTCTGCCGGTAGCCGGTGAAGTAGTCGGACAGGGCGACCTCCCGCTCGCCGTCGACACCCGCCAGCACCAGGCTCGCCTCGAGGGCGAGCAGCACCGGCGGCGAGTCGCCGATCGGCGAGCCGGTGCCCAGGTTGCCGCCGAGCGTCGCGCCGTTGCGGATCAGCCGCGAGGCGAACTGCGGGAACATCTGGGCCAGCAACGACACGCTGCCGCCGAGACGTTGCTCGATCTCGGTCAGCGTCAGCGCTGCGCCGATCTCGATCCGCTCGGCGTCGACGACCAGGCCGCGAAGCTCGGGGAGGCGGTCGATGGCGATGACCGACGCCGCCCTTGTGCCCCGGAGATTGACCTCGACACCCCAGTCGGTCGAACCGGCGAGGAGGGTGGCGCCCGGATCGGCGTGCAGCAGCCGCAGCGCGTCGGCAAGCGTCTCGGGGCGGGCGAACGAGCGGCCTTCGTAGCTCAGCTGGGTGGCGGCGGGCTCGGTGGGTGGCTCGCTCAGCCGGGCGACGAACGAGTCGTCAGGCGATGGGACACCGAGGGCATAGGCCGCGTCACGGATCGGGCGGTAGCCCGTGCACCGGCACAGGTTCCCGCTCAGCGCGTGAAGGTCGAACCCGTTGGGACCGTGCTCGTGGTCGGACTCGGCATCGCTGCCGTTGGCGGGGCGGCGACCCGGCCGGTAGTACTCGGCGGCCATGGAGCAGACGAAGCCCGGCGTGCAGTAGCCGCACTGCGATCCCCCGCGAACGGCCATCTCCTGCTGGACGGGGTGCAGCGCGCCCGGCTCGCCCAGCCCTTCGGCGGTGACGATCTCCTGGCCGTCGAGCGAGGCGATCGGCACCAGGCAGGCGTTGATGGCGACCCACTCCGTCGGCGTGGCCAGGCCGGGACGCGCGACCAGCACCGAGCAGGCCCCGCACTCCCCTTCGGCGCAGCCCTCCTTGCACCCGATGAGACCGCACCCGCGGAGGAAGTCCAGCGCCGTGGTGTGGAGCGGTACATCGGTGATCGACGTGCTCCGCCCGTTGATCGTGACCTTGCCGGCGACCATGTCACATGCTCCTGTCCGCCTGGAGAGGCCCGTGGGCCGTACCTGCGAGCAACGTCGGGTGGGAACGACTTTACCGCCGCCTCCTGCCGCTGTGAAGCGTTTTTCGGAAACTTTCTTCCGCATCGTAGAAACCCTCGGACCCGGTGGGTCGGGGTTAGGCGCTGCCGCCGGTGGCGATCTCGGTGGGGACCAGGACGCCGGCGGCGTTGGTCGGGCCCTCGTCGATCTCGCGCAGGCAGCGGCCGATCAGCTCGGCGGCGATGCGGTCGATCGGGATGCGCACGCTGGTCAGCATCGGCTCGGTCATCTTCTGGACGAAGCCGCCGTCGAAGCCGGTGACGGCCAGGTCCTGGCCGGGGCGCAGCCCGCGGGACTTGACCGCGTTCACCACCACCGCGGCCAGCACGTCGCTGCCGGTGACGATCGCGGTCGGGCGGCGCTTGCGGTCGACCAGCCGGAGCACCTGGGCGTGGATCTCGTCCAGGCTGCTCCCCAGGACGACGGAGCGCTCCGCGAACCGGATCCCGTGGTCGGCCAGGCCCTTGCGGAACCCCTCCAGGCGCTCGATGTCCCAGTAGTTGCGGGCGTCGTAGCCGACGTAGGCGAACGCCTCGTGGCCCCGGTCGACCAGGTAGTCGACGGCCGAGCTGACCGCGGCCACGCTGTCGATGTCGACCCAGCTCTGGGGCAGGCCAGGGGCGAGGCGACCGAACATGGCGAAGGGGACGCCGGCCCCCTGGAGGTAGCGGGCCCGGCTGTCGTCGACCCGCGACCCGGAGAGGACGAACCCGTCCACCCCGCGGATGGCCACCAGCTCGCGGAAGACCTCCAGCTCGTCGTCCCGCTCGGTGAAGACGAGCAGGTGGTGGCCACGGTCGGCGGCCCCGCGGACCAGCGCCTGGAGGAACCCGAGGACGAAGGCGTTCTCAGCCGCCAGCTCCTCGGCGCGCAGGTGGTAGCCGAGCTGCATGGTCCGCTGCGACCGGAGGCTGCGGGCGGCCCGGTGGGGCTGGTAGTCGAGCGCCTCGATGGCGCGCAGGACGCGGTTGCGGGTCTCCTCGGAGTAGCCGGTCCGGTTGTTGAGCACGTTCGAGACCGTCTGCCGCGACACCTGGGCCAGCTTGGCCACGTCGTTGATGTCGCTGCGGGGCTTGCCCTGCATGCCCTGCGTCGGAGCCTGATCGTCGGTCTGCTTCCCGGCCACGGTTGCCCTCCGACCTCGCGCGCGTACCGCCAGGTTACCCGAAGGCACCCGCGGGTACAGGGCGTTCGCGAAGCCGGACATACGGAACTCTTGACGCAGCTGAACGGCCGTGGAGCACCCTTCCTTGAGTGCTTGAACGTTCAAGTCAGCAGCACACATGCACATGCGTCGGACCACCCTCGTCCGCGAGCCCCAGGTCTTCGTGGAGGTCGGCGACCCCCAGCACCTGTACGGCGATCCGGCCAACATCTTCGTGGCCGGCTTCATCGGCTCGCCACCGATGAACATGGCCGTTGGCAAGGTCGTCACCGCCGACATCAAGCTGCTGGAAAAGGACGCCCACACCACGAGGCCCCCGCCCAAGAGGGGGCCAGGGGACCAGGTTCGTGGCCGCCTTCGCCCCCCCGCTCCCGGGTCAGGGTCGGCGACCAGGTCGAGGTCGTGGTCGACAGCGAACGGATGCACTTCTTCGACCTCGAGACCGGCGCCGCCATCCGGGGCCAGGTGCCCGGTGTTCTTCGCCCACCTCGACGGCGCCCTGGGCCCTCGTCCCTGGGTGGTGGAGCAGTTCCCCCGGCTTCCGGCCTGATTGCCTGCAACCCGGCGGGCCGGGACCGCGTGTAGCTGGTCGAGAATGGTGCGGCCGACGGCGACCTCGGGCGGGGGACGATGGCAGACGACGACCCGGACTTCCTGGAGTTCTTCGCCGGTGAGTTCTGGGCTCTGCGGCGGGTCGGGTTTCTGCTCACCGGCGACTGGGACCGGGCCGAGGAGCTGGCCCAGGAGGCGATGGCCCGCACCTGGGCGGCCTGGCCGCGGGTGCGCGGCTACGACCGGCCGGCCGCCTACGCCCGCAAGGTGCTGGTGAACCGGCACCGGTCGCTGCTGCGCCGGGCGGTAGTGGAGGCCCGGCACCTGCTGGCCAGCCGGGTCGAGGACCGCCACGAGCCCGACTTCGGCGGCGACGACCTGGTCCTGTGGCA is from Actinomycetota bacterium and encodes:
- the xdhB gene encoding xanthine dehydrogenase molybdopterin binding subunit gives rise to the protein MSALSERPDSPSVGVAIPHESAALHVTGKALYTDDLVGRTKDVLHAWPVQVPQAHGRVTALRTDPALAVPGVVRVLTAADVPGVNDAGVKHDEPLFPNEVMFYGHAVCWVLGETLEAARLGAAAVEVDVEPLPSYIKVTDAIEAGSFQGATPQVKRGDIETGFAAAAHVFSGELEFSGQEHFYLETHCALAYVDEGEQVFIQSSTQHPSETQEIVAHVLGRHNHEVTVQCLRMGGGFGGKEMQPHGFAAIAALGATLTGRPVRLRLNRTQDLTMSGKRHGFHADWRVGFDEDGRIVALDATLTADGGWSLDLSEPVLARALCHIDNAYWIPNIRVNGRIAKTHKTSNTAFRGFGGPQGMLVIEDIFGRCAPLLGLDPMDLRERNFYRAGQTTPYGQPVRHPERISTIWNQVVDGADVANRQREIEAFNAAHPNMKRALAVTPVKFGISFNLTAFNQAGALVHVYKDGSVLINHGGTEMGQGLHTKMIQVAATTLGIPLGHVRLAPTRTDKVPNTSATAASSGADLNGGAVKNACEQIKERLLGVASAMLGMNASDIRIVDGVARGLGTSDEHVDWEELVRTAYFQRVQLWAAGYYRTEGLHWDSSVMRGSPFKYFAYGVAATEVEVDGFTGAYRTRRVDIVHDVGDSLSPLVDLGQIEGAFVQGAGWLTLEDLRWDISDGPRRGQFLTQAASTYKLPSFSEMPEVFNVTLFENATEEGAVYGSKAVGEPPLMLAFSVREALRQAAAAFGPAGTSVDLGCPSTPEAVYWAVEQAREHTSHGHVADANVVPPQPVHPHGSHPESERAQHAVTHA
- a CDS encoding FAD binding domain-containing protein translates to MVAGKVTINGRSTSITDVPLHTTALDFLRGCGLIGCKEGCAEGECGACSVLVARPGLATPTEWVAINACLVPIASLDGQEIVTAEGLGEPGALHPVQQEMAVRGGSQCGYCTPGFVCSMAAEYYRPGRRPANGSDAESDHEHGPNGFDLHALSGNLCRCTGYRPIRDAAYALGVPSPDDSFVARLSEPPTEPAATQLSYEGRSFARPETLADALRLLHADPGATLLAGSTDWGVEVNLRGTRAASVIAIDRLPELRGLVVDAERIEIGAALTLTEIEQRLGGSVSLLAQMFPQFASRLIRNGATLGGNLGTGSPIGDSPPVLLALEASLVLAGVDGEREVALSDYFTGYRQSVRRAGELIKAVRIPLPLARLAAFHKIAKRRFDDISSVAIGFALDVEDGVVTRARIGLGGVAAMPIRALATEAALEGRPWTLGTAQAAADVLRGEGTPIDDHRASAAYRAAMLGQGLLKLYAGSPEEVSA
- a CDS encoding LacI family DNA-binding transcriptional regulator, which produces MQGKPRSDINDVAKLAQVSRQTVSNVLNNRTGYSEETRNRVLRAIEALDYQPHRAARSLRSQRTMQLGYHLRAEELAAENAFVLGFLQALVRGAADRGHHLLVFTERDDELEVFRELVAIRGVDGFVLSGSRVDDSRARYLQGAGVPFAMFGRLAPGLPQSWVDIDSVAAVSSAVDYLVDRGHEAFAYVGYDARNYWDIERLEGFRKGLADHGIRFAERSVVLGSSLDEIHAQVLRLVDRKRRPTAIVTGSDVLAAVVVNAVKSRGLRPGQDLAVTGFDGGFVQKMTEPMLTSVRIPIDRIAAELIGRCLREIDEGPTNAAGVLVPTEIATGGSA
- a CDS encoding SigE family RNA polymerase sigma factor, which gives rise to MADDDPDFLEFFAGEFWALRRVGFLLTGDWDRAEELAQEAMARTWAAWPRVRGYDRPAAYARKVLVNRHRSLLRRAVVEARHLLASRVEDRHEPDFGGDDLVLWQALRRLPARQRSTIVLRYYLDLPEAEVARLLGVPVGTVKSWTHRGLARLRDRLGATYAAERLTGNMEAGT